In the Arachis ipaensis cultivar K30076 chromosome B04, Araip1.1, whole genome shotgun sequence genome, NNNNNNNNNNNNNNNNNNNNNNNNNNNNNNNNNNNNNNNNNNNNNNNNNNNNNNNNNNNNNNNNNNNNNNNNNNNNNNNNNNNNNNNNNNNNNNNNNNNNNNNNNNNNNNNNNNNNNNNNNNNNNNNNNNNNNNNNNNNNNNNNNNNNNNNNNNNNNNNNNNNNNNNNNNNNNNNNNNNNNNNNNNNNNNNNNNNNNNNNNNNNNNNNNNNNNNNNNNNNNNNNNNNNNNNNNNNNNNNNNNNNNNNNNNNNNNNNNNNNNNNNNNNNNNNNNNNNNNNNNNNNNNNNNNNNNNNNNNNNNNNNNNNNNNNNNNNNNNNNNNNNNNNNNNNNNNNNNNNNNNNNNNNNNNNNNNNNNNNNNNNNNNNNNNNNNNNNNNNNNNNNNNNNNNNNNNNNNNNNNNNNNNNNNNNNNNNNNNNNNNNNNNNNNNNNNNNNNNNNNNNNNNNNNNNNNNNNNNNNNNNNNNNNNNNNNNNNNNNNNNNNNNNNNNNNNNNNNNNNNNNNNNNNNNNNNNNNNNNNNNNNNNNNNNNNNNNNNNNNNNNNNNNNNNNNNNNNNNNNNNNNNNNNNNNNNNNNNNNNNNNNNNNNNNNNNNATCTGAAATTTGAacattattttagaaaaaatattaaatacaaaacaaataaaacagtATTCATGCTTCAAAGCTTAAAAAGCGACTCTGTTGAggaaatatttttacaaaaataattttgtgatcATGTTATAGATGGAGAAATAGATATTACTATATTAAAGAGGGTTTAATTTTTATGGTAACTTAGAATCAGGATCCAGGTGATTTAGTGGTTCTTTTAGATGCATAGGAaaacaaatataattttaatgttttaatttAGAGGATGAAGACTCATGACCAAAAATAGAATGAGTGGCTATTTAGTTAGAACTCATGTGATGATGCTGCAATGTCATTTTAATTTAGGGGAGCTATTAAAATCATGTGTATGTCTTGATTAGACTTGAGTGAGTAATGATCAAGTAACATTTGCGGTTGTCTTGTTGACCACATTATATACGCAACTCAATTGGTTGATGAATGGTTGTTTACCATTTTGACTTACCCCTTTCCATTTCTATATTAGTGCCTTCGCCAACTCATACAGTATATTTTAATGCTATActaatttctcatttttttatttctcatattaatataatattcctctttttcttttataagGAAggaattttattttccatttcaaATATTTGGCATCGGACCCAGAGTTTCTTTCTTccagtattttttttttgaaagtgcAGCATTTTTCAATGAGTAAGCAAATTTCTTCTACATTTCTCGTGCCTGTGTATTATCCTATATGCTATTAAATGCGTGTTTTATTATTCGGTTTAACAGTCAATCACCCATTCTATATCAAGTGTTAATTACTTACTTTTTTCTCGTGGTCTACCTTTATTTTACGATTTGTCGTCGTTCCAATTTTTTCATCAAACTAGATATAGATAAGAGCTGGATTTCAAAGTCACGAGTTGGTGCAGAATATAGGGACGGTTTGACCAGATTCCTAGATTTTGCATTTGCCAATGCATCATCTGATGGGATGATACGTTGTCCATGTCCGAAGTGTGGTTTCCGCCTCTTACAAAATAGAGAGGATGCGTTCGATCACTTGGTGATCAACCCTTTCCCGTCTACTTACACATTTTGGATCCATCACGGTGAGAGACGCGGGGTCGAGCCCTCTTTCGACGGACAAGAAGATCAATCTGAACAACATTTCAACGCCCCGATGCTTGATATGGTCCACGATGCATTCAACTTCTCAGGACTTCCCGGTCCCGAAGAAGACTCGGAGAATGAACCGGGCGGCGGCGCTATGGATGAGTTGCCTAACTTATACAATGAACCTAGTCGAGAGTCCCGCAACTTTCAGTGCCTACTCGAAGACGGGGAGCAGGAGTTATACCCAGGATGTTCAAAGTTCTCTAAGTTATCTTTCTTGGTGAGGCTCTATCACATTAAGTCCATGTGCGGAGTGAGCGATAAGGCCTTCGGAATGATATTGGAGTTGCTCGCGGATGCGTTTGAGCATGCCCGGATTCCATCCACTGTGCACGATGCCAAAAAAGTCATAAGAAGACTCGGTCTCGAGTACAAGAAGATAGATGCATGTCCAAATGACTGCATGCTATACCAGGGCAATGACCAAGAGCTGACCAAATGCAAGCAGTGTGGGACATCGAGATGGAAGCATAAGACTAAGAAGAACTCTAGGGTGAGGATCAAGATGGTTGTCAAGAAGAATGGCAAACCACAAGCGGCGAAGATTTTTCGTTACTTTCCCCTTATTCCACGACTGCAGAGGTTATATATGTCTAGTAAGACAGCCGTTGACATGCTGTGGCATAAGAGAGGTCCTAACTCTGATGGTATGTATAAGCATCCAAGGGACGCCGAGGCATGGAAGTCATTTGACGTACGATATCCCGACTTCTCTCGTGATCCGCATAGTGTTCGCCTAGCATTAGCCAGCGATGGCTTTAACCCTTTTGGGAACATGAGCTCGAAGTACTCAATTTGGCCAGTGGTTCTTATCCCGTATAACATGCCGTCTTGGATTTGCATGAAACCCACTTCGTTCATACTCTCTATGATTATTGCTGGTCCTAAAATGCCTGGAAATGACATAGACGTGTACCTAGAGCCGTTAATCAATGAGTTAAAGCAATTATGGAGGGGTGTTGAAACTTATGATGCAGTCGAGAAAAACACCTTCAAGATGCAAGCTGCGTTGATGTGGACAATCAGTGATTTTCCAGGCTTGGGGAACTTATCTGGGTGGAACACGTACGGTGGGAGAGCTTGTCCTGCGTGCAATTTAGATGCTGAAAGTAAACGCCTTACACACAGCCAGAAATGGTATTTCATGGGTCATCGTCGCTTTCTGAATCATGACCACAAATACAGAAAAGACCGGTACTCCTTTGATGGAAAGTTAGAGGATAGAGGTCCGCCTATTAGAGTCTCCGGTAGAGACATTCTCGGGCAGTTAGAGGGTGTGCATGTCCAATTTGGCAAGGTGCAATCGGTTACGGGGAAAAGGACACGCGGACAGCAAACTCCCATGCAAATAGAGACTCCTTGGAAGAAGAGGAGTATATTCTTTGAGCTGCCATATTGGGAGAACAATGAATTGCGTCACAACCTTGAtgtcatgcacatagagaagaatgtCTGTGACAACATAGTATTCACCATAATGAACGAGAAAGGTAAGTCTAAAGACCACATTAAAGCTCGAAGAGACCTCCAGTCGATGGGAATCAAGCATGATTTGTGGCCACGGGAAGATGGAAAGTACCCATCTGCCATCTTTACTATGACCAATCCACAGAAGGAGCTCTTTCTGCGGACTATCAAGAACGTAGTCTTTCCAGATGGATACGCTAGCAACATTTCCCGCTGCGTGGATTTACGACAGCGCAAGTTGTCGGGGCTGAAAAGCCACGACTGTCACATTCTAATGGAATATCTACTTCCAATCGCGTTAAGGAATGCATTGCCTCTCCAAGTGTCTTCTGTCCTGGCGGATTTGTCATCCTTTTTTCGTCGATTATGCAGCAAATCCATAGACCCTTAACAACTTCCTCTCCTTTAGAGTCACGTGGTTCATACTCTGTGTCGCATGGAGACgattttccctccttctttcttcacaGTGATGGTTCACTTGACAGTGCATCTGGTCGAGGAGGTGCGTCTCGGTGGCCCAGTGCATTATCGGTGGATGTACCCAATTGAACGGTAATTatcaaacaaaattattaatttttgccATTAATTAGTGCTTATGACACGTGTTATATTCCCAAAAGTACCTATGCCGCCTCAAGCAGTACGTGCGTAACAAATCACAACCAGAGAGCTCAATTGCAGAGGGATACTTATCCGAGGAAATTCTCGTATTCTGTTCAAGGTACTTAGATAATGTCGAGAGTAGGATTAATCGACCATCCCGTGTTGATGATCGACCGCGTGAAGTCATGCCTGATGAGAGTGCAACCATGTTCCCAGAGGTTGGAAAGGCGGTCGGGGCTGCTTCTTTTTACACCCTCACACCAGCTGAAAAATTACAAGCTCACCGTCACGTATTGGTCAATTGCCTGTCCGTGGAAAAATATCTTGAGTAAGTGCATTTGAAAGTATCTACTTCGTATGATTTTCTACAGTTGGAGAACCTGACGTGACATTTTTGTGACGTTTGTAGTGAGTTTAGGGCGATCACAAAGAGAAAGTTACGAAGTAGGACAAGGTCAGAGTCTCACATAGACAGTGTTGTGCACAGAGAATTTTCCGATTGGTTCAAGCGTAAGGTGAAATGTTTTTTCATTTATACACATACATATTAATAAATGGTGTCATGTTATTCGTATCCCAAGATAATGAATAGTCAATTTGTTCACTTCCAGGTTACATTGGGAAGCAGCATGCTTTCAAACAAATTGCAGTGGCTTGCATGTGGGCCCAATGTTCAAGTTAGCCGATATACATCCTACAACGTAAATGGATTTAAGTTCAGAACCCTATCGAGAGAGGAAGGGTTGAAAACTCAAAATAGTGGGGTGTATGTCACTTCTGACACTAGGAGTTACGCAAGCAAGCGCGATAGTAATGTTGCCGTTGGTAGCATCTCGTATTACGGAAAACTATTGGACATCATTGAGTTAAATTACAGTGGTCAATTCACAGTCGTCTTGTTTAGATGTATCTGGGCAAACACCACATCTGGCAGAGGTATAAAAAAGGACTCTTTGGGACACACAGTGGTTAACTTAGCCTAAAGGCTGCTTGGCTTTATTTCAACCCGCCATAGCAAATCTAGATGTTTATTGTCTTTAATTAAAAGGCACCTTCGAAAGGGGCTAACATATCTGAAAAAATGGACATTGCAGGGATTGCTTCAATACCTACCAGAGTACCGCAAGAAATTCGGCTTCGGGTTCGTGACTAGCACGAACCTGCACCTTTCGCAACAAATACTAGAGGAGGTGCAGGTACCGTTTTTAATCTTTTTAACACGTGATTGTATGAtttaaggaaaataaataaaaataataataagggaGTAATTGAATGAGAAGAGAAGCAAAGAGTGTGAGtggaattaaaataattttgtccGATGAGTTAGGAAGAATAATGGGGTTGTGAATGAAATTGGGATGAAGACTTGTGGCTCTGTTGGGGATGCTGGTTACATCATCATATTATTGATTATTAACAACAACTCTTAATTGAGTGCATCTAGTTAACTCAATCCTAAAACCCTATAGTTTGTAAGATTACAATAATAATTCTTTATGCATTTTTGTATATTGATAAGTATATTTATTTTCCTCCTAAGAAAAAAATTCTCAAACTTTTGAACATGCTGTCTATGTGATTATGGGTGTGCCTTGAATTCAGGTTTCTGTTTTTGTTTGTTGTTTCTTCTTCCAATTAAAGAATGGAGGAGGCAGTTTGTTACTTTTGAGGGGGAGGTGTTTACCATCTTCCTTCCCATCATTTTCCCATTTGATTGTGACGACTTCATGATTGAGTTACTAAACATGTTTGTTACTTGTTAGGTACAATTACTTTGTGATTGTTTATTCGCGCTAAGAAAATTTTGTTTGTTTAGTGTTTTTAGTTAAAATACTTTGACGTCATAGATTGAGCCTCTCTTATAATTTAGAAATTGTTAGTTAGTTTCAAAGGACTAATTAATTAGTTCATCATTTGGTTTGATGTGACGACTAAGAAATCACCACTCTAGTATTATACCATGTCTTTTCCTTGAACGCGCCTAAGTATGACTTTCAGTGATATTatttaaagaaagaaagaaagaaatggagGAACAGCTTGGTATATATTTCTGACCTATATTTCTGATATATACGACCATGTCAATTCAAATTTGTCAAGCATGTCCATTACTGATATATATTTCTGATTGGTCTGGCTGATTTTGGCATGTTCTTATGCAGGCACGATATCAGAATAGTCTGCAAGTTGAACTTGAAACGGCGTCTCGGGAGGAATTCACTCTTATAGAAAGACGTCTTACGAAACTATGGGAACGTAAGCCAAACCAGCAGTTTATAACATGGCGCTATTTTGTGCTTTGTTTTTTGTAAAATTTGTGACTTCTAATAACTTGTTTGCTTTTGGTGTATCCGTCAGGTTTGTCTCGGGAAAAGACTCTAGAAGTTTCGGAAGAGACTGGTGAGGTGGTTCAAGATTCAATGCTTGAAGATGACGTTGCGCCAGATAGTTCTGATGAGGTTGTCTCTAAAGGACACCAACCTTCCATCGTAACCTTTGACCTCAATAAAACTCCAGAGGAAAATGATATTTGCTGACTGCTCTCTTTATTATTAGTCTGCCTTATCTCACAAAATATTAGGACTGAACTGAACAAAGTGACTATTTGTGATTATTCATTTGCCTATTGAATTCGATGAAATGATAATGAATTTGGAATAGATTAATCTTAAATTACTATATATCTAACATTAGATTTATTTAAGTTTTGCAtgcataaatttatttttttattttattgtttatcttattttattttttatctaatttatgTTTTTCACTTTGAAATTTACCAGTGATCAAATTCTAGACCTTTTAGATATGGAGTTTTGATATCATgtcataaaattttttttccaaaatttttaacttgTAGAAAAAGACAACAGAATAGTTATATTGTTaacaatattttatttaattttgataaacatTTTGATTGAATCAATATAATCAACGGTATATGTCTGCCTCCTTTCTCCTTCATCTCACTGAATAAACAtaaatgaaataataataatatatgaagcaggggaaattaaaatattaaatgagCATAGAGTTATTTAAAAATGTTTAATTATTTGATAGTAAACATTTTTTATATACGAACGGTGATTCCAAAGACACATATAATTCATCAATGATTTTCTTGAAAGCTGGAGAATCATTGACTCCAATACGTGGAACATTTATCAATTTCTTAGTTTTATTAGTCAGAATATTATAATCAGCAAAAGTAAAAAGCTCGATTTGAATAGCTTCTTGAAATAGCTAATAGGCCTTTCTTATCAATTCACTTACTTCATCATCTGCTCAAGTTTACACTACTCatgattaataaatataaaagtaaaaaaaagagagaagaagaacacAATAGATTACTTCAAATATGTAACCAAAATAGTCTCGAATActtcttaaaaattaatatatacagAACACAATAATTTGTTCGTTaagtatttatgttttttttattagtttaaattttgaaagaaataatattatgatatgatattagaattttatatctaaaaaatttagaatttgatctttaataaattttaaaaataaaaaataacataaaacaaataaaaaacagaaaaattctgaaaaattaaataaatctaAAAAAGGCATTTGTTTGAAAATGAGTGTTAAAAATATAACAcaatagattatttttttattaatttaattttttaaaaaaattaatttcataaTAGGAACGATgaagaataaaatataaatttataaaaagcATATATTTAAACAAAAACTATTAGCgtctattataaaattaaaaaaataaacctAACGAGCTCGGAGaataaaattaacataaatatttgtttataaatatatatataacaaactaATATAATCGTtaagtatttattttttaattgtaattttttcTTCGATACCTactaatacttttaaaaaagatacaaaaaaccGAAAAATacaaacttaaattttaaattagataaGCCACCGCTccttaaatccttatttttttcctAATACCAATAATCCTTATTGGAGCTTGCTTCGTCCAGTACCTCTCCTCCACGTCCGTCTCTGCGGTGTGCCAGCGTCCTGGAGCCCCTTCTCTCGCTGTCCGATCCCCGGTGGTTCCTCTCTTACCCTCAAACCAGTCATCCCGCTAGAGGTAAGCACGATTAATCCtggataaaattaaagaaacagcATAATCTTACTCTCGTCTTGGCTAATGATATCCTTTCTGATTCCCTCTCACCCCCGATTATTAGTTTTTCATAATTTCTCTCATTAATGAAGAGCCGCCCTGCACCATGCGAATAAGTGTCCCTTTTACATTCATACGTTGCAATGTCTAGTtagatttattttcttttaatatgattaattaattaagcttCTTCAAGAATTTGCTGCAATTCCACATTGaagtgctattttttattttaaattgagtATTATTATTGTACTATTTTGAGTACATTTGGAGGAACCCGAATTTTATGTGTACTAATCTAATAGTTAGACTTTTTTGCAATTCTATTCCAATAGTACACCACATTCTTATGGTTCTAGGCATTATAGAGAAATTGGAAGTACGTCAATGTTAGTTTTATGTCTAACATATTTGAGTTCCTTGTTAATATACTCTTTTAATTGACAAACTCATGTACTCTCGTATTTATCGAATGCAGTTGGGACCTCTGATAATTTATATTATGATGTACATATTAATTGTTATATTCGGGTTAATAAAAATGATACATGATTAATTATATTTAACATAAATAATTGAATAAATTGTGaatatatcaatttttttatgCCCCACATATTTGATTTCTTTGTTAACATGCTAATCTCAACTCATGTACTCATGTACTCATGTAACTGGGGTATGCCGGTGTCCTTTTTGCAtgttaatttatattattatgtACACATTAATTGTTATTACTTCGTTATAATTCGAATGCAGTTGGGAAAGATATCTCGGGTAAGTCGTTTCACGAAGAAAGCCCATGTAGACACAGCATGTCAGCAGCCTCAAGTGGGAGGTCATGCGGCTTCAACTTCGCAGAGAGCGG is a window encoding:
- the LOC107639803 gene encoding uncharacterized protein LOC107639803 yields the protein MCGVSDKAFGMILELLADAFEHARIPSTVHDAKKVIRRLGLEYKKIDACPNDCMLYQGNDQELTKCKQCGTSRWKHKTKKNSRVRIKMVVKKNGKPQAAKIFRYFPLIPRLQRLYMSSKTAVDMLWHKRGPNSDGMYKHPRDAEAWKSFDVRYPDFSRDPHSVRLALASDGFNPFGNMSSKYSIWPVVLIPYNMPSWICMKPTSFILSMIIAGPKMPGNDIDVYLEPLINELKQLWRGVETYDAVEKNTFKMQAALMWTISDFPGLGNLSGWNTYGGRACPACNLDAESKRLTHSQKWYFMGHRRFLNHDHKYRKDRYSFDGKLEDRGPPIRVSGRDILGQLEGVHVQFGKVQSVTGKRTRGQQTPMQIETPWKKRSIFFELPYWENNELRHNLDVMHIEKNVCDNIVFTIMNEKGKSKDHIKARRDLQSMGIKHDLWPREDGKYPSAIFTMTNPQKELFLRTIKNVVFPDGYASNISRCVDLRQRKLSGLKSHDCHILMEYLLPIALRNALPLQVSSVLADLSSFFRRLCSKSIDP